ACAAACATCGAGGCCACGCCGGCAATGAACAACGGCATGGCCAGCACCGGCAGAATGCCTTCGCCCTGGCCGAACAGGCCATTCAGGACAAACAGGGGTACCAGCGCCAGCGCCAGGTATTTCCACCAGTCGACCGCCAGACGGCGGCGCACCTGACCGCGGGTCACGCGCGGTCGACCTCGCCCTGATGCTCGTTGCCCATCATGTGGTCGAGCTTGCTGGCCTTGGTCGCCAGGTACAGTTTGTTGTGCGGGTTGTGGCCGGTGTGCAGCGGCACGCGCTCGGCGACGACGATGCCCATGTCGGTCAGGGCTTTGACCTTGCGCGGGTTGTTGGTCATCAGACGCAGCGACTTCACACCCAGATGCTCGAGCATCGGCAGGCACATGGCGTAGTCACGCTGATCGGCGGCAAAGCCCAGACGCTCGTTGGCTTCAACGGTGTCGGCGCCGCCGTCCTGCAACTCGTAGGCGCGGATCTTGTTCAGCAGACCGATGCCGCGACCTTCCTGACGCAGGTACAGCAGCACGCCACGGCCTTCACGGGCGATGGCCTTGAGCGCCGCTTCGAGTTGCGAGCCGCAGTCGCAGCGCTGGCTGAACAGCGCATCACCGGTCAGGCACTCGGAGTGCAACCGGCCGAGAACCGGGGCACCGTCGGCGAAATCACCCAGGCTCAGCACAACGTGCTCGCGGCCGGTAGCCTCATCGAGAAAACCGTGCATGGTGAATTGCGCAAAAGGCGTTGGCAGCTTGGAAGCGGCGACAAAAACGACAGGCACCGGTGTGCTCCTGATCTAAAAGTCTGAAAATTCGCAGGCCGGCATTGTAACAGCAGGTTCCTGCAGACGCTTAGGCTGAATTATCGGGCATAACGATCAAAAAGTTTGATAACACCCGACTTGCCTGGCCCCCCTGTGGGAGCGGGCTTGCTCGCGAAGGCGTCGTGTCAGTCGGCAATAGGCTGGCGGAACCACCGTATTCGCGAGCAAGCCCGCTCCCACAGGGGGGACGGCCCTGTCAGTTCGGCTCGAACGGATACGGCTGCTTCCACTGTTCGAAAATTGGCTTCAGCTCGCCGCTCTTGACCAACTGCTCCATGCGCCGGTCGAACACTGCCATCAACATGCGCGCTTGCGGTGTGTTGGCGAAGCACAGGTACAGCGGCAGTTCGGCGATATGCGTCTTGCGAAACTGCGTCGGTTCCCTGGCCCGGCCAAGCACGTAATCGATTTCGGTCAAAGCATCGATGTAATAGTCGGCGCGGTTGTGGGTGAGCATCGAGAGGATCCCGGTACGTCGCACGACCTCGTTGAAGTTGCGCACGCCGGGTAGATAATTCTGATAGTCGTAACCACGAACCCAGGCCAGCCGATATTGACCGAGGGTTTCCGGGGTCGGTGCTGGATTACTCGCCAGGCCCAGGGCGTAGATGTGGTCGGTGTCGAAATTCCAGCGCGGATAGAGCAGGTCGCTGAATTCTTCATGATAAGAACCGACACAAGCATCGACCTCGCCACGCTGGGCCAGCCCAACTGAACGAGTGTACGGTTCGCTGCGAATGTCGAGTTTCACTCCCGCCGGTTCGAACACCTTGCGCAGCACGTCCCAGCCCAGGCCGTGGCCGTCGGCGGCGGTGTAGTCTTCCCAGTCTTCGCTGGCCAGATGGATGACCGACGGCGCGTGCGCGGTTTCCTGCGCACTGGCGACAGTGCCCAGCAAAGTCAGAAACACCAGCGCCAGCCAGCGTCGAGCCATCCCTAGTCTCCTCACTGAACCCGGACAATCCGGATCAGGCGAAAATCCACACCAGTCCCTGCATCGCCAGCCAGGCGAACACGCCGGCCAGCACGTCGTCGAGCATGATGCCGACGCCGCCATGGACATGCCGGTCGATCCAGCGAATCGGCCACGGCTTGAGAATGTCGAAGAAACGGAACACCAGAAAACCCGCGAGCAACCAGTACCAGCCCTCCGGCACCAGCCACAGGGTGATCCACATCCCGACCATTTCGTCCCAGACGATGCCTTCATGGTCGTGGACCCGCAGATCGTCGGCGACCTTGCCGCACAGCCAGAAGCCGAACAGCATGGTGATTCCGAGCATCAGCCAGTAACCCCAGTCGGGCAACATCTGCCACAACGGGATAAAGGGTAGCGCAACTAACGAACCCCACGTGCCCGGCGCTTTCGGCAAGGTGCCGGAGCCGAAGCCGAACGCGAGGAAATGCCAGGGATTGCGCCAGACCGACGGCGGAACGAATTCGGCCGGAACCTGTTTCGGGTGATCTGTCACGGTGTCTCCTGAAAATGTTGATAACCCCGGATTTGCGGGGTGATGTCGTGTCCTTCGCGATCCAGCAGGACCACACCCTGGCCCTGCGCCACACGCCCGATCACATGGATCGGCCAGCCATCGGCCAGCAGCGCCGGCAACTCGACGGACGGTAGCGTGAAGGCCAGCACATAGTCATCGCCGCCGCTCAACGCCGCCCGTTCGGCACCGCGCTGACCGAGAAACGCCACTAAAGCATCGGACAACGGTACGCGCTCGCGTTCAACCTCAAGCCGCACCTGCGAAGCCAGAGCGATATGGCCGCAATCGGCAAGCAGGCCATCGGAGATATCCAGGGCCGAGGTGGCCTTGCCGCGCAAGGCCTGACCGAGCCCGAGTTGCGGTTGCGGCGCCCAGTAATGACTGAGCAGCGGCTCGGCAATATCAGTGTCGGCTTCACGCTGGCCAAGCACCAGCGGCAAGGCACCGGCGGCATTGCCCAGTTCGCCGCCAACACAAAGCAGATCACCCGGTTGTGCGCCGCTGCGGGTCAAGGCCTGCCCGGCCGGCACCCGACCGAACACCGTGACCGTCAGGCTCAACGGCCCACGCGTGGTGTCGCCGCCGACCAGCGCGACGCTGCAGCACTGCGCCATGCGGTTCAAACCGCGGGCATAGGCTTGCAGCCAATCGGCGGTCACCGTCGGCACAG
The Pseudomonas fluorescens genome window above contains:
- the ribA gene encoding GTP cyclohydrolase II, encoding MPVVFVAASKLPTPFAQFTMHGFLDEATGREHVVLSLGDFADGAPVLGRLHSECLTGDALFSQRCDCGSQLEAALKAIAREGRGVLLYLRQEGRGIGLLNKIRAYELQDGGADTVEANERLGFAADQRDYAMCLPMLEHLGVKSLRLMTNNPRKVKALTDMGIVVAERVPLHTGHNPHNKLYLATKASKLDHMMGNEHQGEVDRA
- a CDS encoding substrate-binding periplasmic protein, whose protein sequence is MARRWLALVFLTLLGTVASAQETAHAPSVIHLASEDWEDYTAADGHGLGWDVLRKVFEPAGVKLDIRSEPYTRSVGLAQRGEVDACVGSYHEEFSDLLYPRWNFDTDHIYALGLASNPAPTPETLGQYRLAWVRGYDYQNYLPGVRNFNEVVRRTGILSMLTHNRADYYIDALTEIDYVLGRAREPTQFRKTHIAELPLYLCFANTPQARMLMAVFDRRMEQLVKSGELKPIFEQWKQPYPFEPN
- a CDS encoding phosphatidylglycerophosphatase A family protein, giving the protein MTDHPKQVPAEFVPPSVWRNPWHFLAFGFGSGTLPKAPGTWGSLVALPFIPLWQMLPDWGYWLMLGITMLFGFWLCGKVADDLRVHDHEGIVWDEMVGMWITLWLVPEGWYWLLAGFLVFRFFDILKPWPIRWIDRHVHGGVGIMLDDVLAGVFAWLAMQGLVWIFA
- the thiL gene encoding thiamine-phosphate kinase, producing the protein MGEFELIRNFFAVAPCAQGGEGVALGIGDDCALLAVPPGEQLAISTDTLVAGVHFADPCDPFLLGQRSLAVAVSDLAAMGATPVAFTLALTVPTVTADWLQAYARGLNRMAQCCSVALVGGDTTRGPLSLTVTVFGRVPAGQALTRSGAQPGDLLCVGGELGNAAGALPLVLGQREADTDIAEPLLSHYWAPQPQLGLGQALRGKATSALDISDGLLADCGHIALASQVRLEVERERVPLSDALVAFLGQRGAERAALSGGDDYVLAFTLPSVELPALLADGWPIHVIGRVAQGQGVVLLDREGHDITPQIRGYQHFQETP